Proteins encoded in a region of the Methanofollis tationis genome:
- a CDS encoding flavodoxin family protein, whose product MKICALQGSPRGMGSRTRKLARWVLDGAADAGAEVDLIDLADLRITPCIACESCSLDGACVFDDDFNAAYARMIDADALVFASPVYIDGVTGQMKVFIDRLADAIHYQTCAGKYGCAVATTWGSGGDEVVAYLNHVLNYLGVIAVGGMSAALGDDPGAIYGAEEAARDLGRRLVEAVRARPSYPDQEAEIAENRACFAAIVRENRDWRPEEYDRWVRMGWMGEEE is encoded by the coding sequence ATGAAGATCTGCGCACTACAGGGAAGCCCGCGGGGGATGGGGAGCAGGACGAGAAAACTGGCGCGCTGGGTGCTCGACGGCGCTGCAGACGCCGGGGCAGAGGTGGACCTCATCGACCTCGCCGACCTGCGGATCACCCCCTGCATTGCCTGTGAGAGCTGCAGCCTGGACGGCGCCTGCGTCTTTGACGACGATTTCAACGCCGCCTACGCGCGGATGATCGATGCCGACGCCCTGGTCTTCGCCTCGCCGGTGTATATCGACGGCGTCACCGGCCAGATGAAGGTCTTCATCGACCGCCTGGCCGACGCGATCCACTACCAGACCTGCGCCGGGAAGTACGGCTGCGCCGTCGCTACCACCTGGGGCTCGGGCGGCGATGAGGTCGTGGCCTACCTGAACCACGTGCTCAATTACCTGGGGGTAATCGCCGTCGGCGGGATGAGCGCCGCCCTCGGCGACGATCCCGGGGCGATCTATGGGGCCGAGGAGGCGGCGCGGGACCTCGGGCGGCGTCTGGTGGAGGCGGTCCGCGCGCGACCGTCGTACCCCGATCAGGAGGCGGAGATCGCGGAGAACCGCGCCTGCTTCGCCGCGATCGTGCGGGAGAACCGGGACTGGCGGCCTGAGGAGTACGACCGCTGGGTCAGGATGGGGTGGATGGGGGAGGAGGAATAG
- a CDS encoding ATP-binding protein: MIESQNIEFKESWKDEYLKTLCAFANTSGGVLKIGIDDAGRPVGVHHVKRLLRELPNKIRNKLGITPSVVAETVAENDIINITVSPSSVPVSCDGRYYQRSGSNTFDLAGQELVHFLIRKSGITWDTLTGDYSIDDIDPETVRTFVRLAKRSNRLDAADEEEPVESILRRLELTVNGRLTNAAIMLFGKEPQRFFVNTTTRVGRFKGRDIIIGDEEFSGNLILQFTRAEERVKSFIDVRYEISADTMQDSFQRKEVWDYPLLAIREALLNAIIHRDYFNTDIQTQIRVYDDAIRFHNPGSLPQGITIEMLKTEHYSFLRNPLIAKIFYLAGFVERYGSGIGRIVDALAEAGLPEPEFHSDSFGFIVRMRKDLRFTEDSLRGVGLNERQLKAMSFARENGGITAVDYASIVPEVSEKTRYRDLLDLVHRGLLEAVGAKKGRRYVLARPHPGKA; the protein is encoded by the coding sequence ATGATCGAGAGTCAGAACATTGAATTCAAGGAGTCCTGGAAGGACGAATACCTCAAGACCCTCTGTGCATTTGCAAATACAAGCGGCGGGGTGCTCAAGATCGGTATCGATGACGCCGGAAGACCGGTTGGCGTTCATCACGTGAAACGGCTTTTGCGGGAACTGCCCAATAAGATCCGAAACAAACTTGGCATAACCCCCTCCGTTGTTGCTGAGACGGTCGCAGAAAACGACATTATCAACATCACGGTCTCCCCTTCCTCTGTCCCGGTCTCGTGCGACGGCCGGTACTATCAGCGTAGCGGAAGCAACACGTTCGATCTTGCCGGACAGGAACTCGTTCATTTTCTGATCCGTAAATCCGGGATTACCTGGGATACGCTCACCGGCGATTACTCCATCGACGATATCGATCCCGAGACCGTCAGAACCTTCGTTCGTCTGGCAAAGCGATCGAACCGACTCGATGCTGCGGATGAAGAAGAGCCTGTGGAATCGATTCTGCGCCGCCTGGAACTTACGGTCAACGGAAGATTGACCAATGCCGCCATCATGCTCTTCGGCAAAGAGCCGCAACGGTTCTTTGTCAACACCACCACCCGGGTCGGCCGGTTCAAGGGGAGGGACATCATCATCGGTGATGAAGAGTTCTCCGGGAACCTCATCCTGCAGTTCACACGAGCAGAAGAGCGGGTGAAAAGTTTCATCGACGTCCGATACGAGATCTCGGCAGACACAATGCAGGATTCCTTCCAGCGCAAGGAGGTCTGGGACTACCCGCTCCTGGCAATTCGTGAAGCGCTCCTCAACGCGATTATCCACCGGGACTACTTCAACACCGACATCCAGACGCAGATCCGTGTCTACGATGACGCCATACGGTTCCACAACCCCGGATCGCTGCCGCAAGGGATTACGATCGAGATGCTCAAGACCGAACACTACTCGTTCCTGCGAAACCCGCTCATAGCAAAGATATTCTACCTCGCAGGGTTTGTCGAACGGTATGGTTCCGGCATCGGCCGAATCGTGGATGCACTCGCAGAGGCCGGGCTCCCGGAGCCTGAGTTTCACAGTGACTCGTTTGGGTTCATCGTGCGCATGAGGAAGGATCTGCGGTTTACCGAAGATTCTCTGCGAGGGGTCGGCCTGAACGAGCGGCAGTTGAAGGCTATGTCCTTTGCCAGAGAAAACGGCGGTATAACTGCTGTGGACTATGCATCGATTGTGCCGGAGGTATCGGAGAAGACCCGGTACCGCGATCTTCTCGATCTCGTCCATCGCGGCTTGCTGGAAGCAGTCGGTGCGAAAAAGGGTAGAAGATATGTTTTAGCCCGGCCACATCCCGGGAAAGCCTGA
- a CDS encoding IS256 family transposase: protein MDPLALIEDYLSDNENGMKTLITWFLNQVMLLEALHQAGAEQYERTDARKAHRNGYKKRSLKTRYGETILQKPQFREFPFETQVFGRYSRVEKALENAIFESYLQGVSTRRIQEIVAHFGIEQLSPASVSRIAKDLDEQVHAFLQRPIEQEIPYLFVDASYYKVREGPRYITKALLVIAGVRMDGYREILGARITDCENEMFWSGLFEDLKERGLVGVKMVVSDGHAGIQKAAEATFLGASWQMCSVHCTRAVLKNIPRKHQKEVAESLKEAYGDEERLQELADDLNERGYRKAANTIERFIPGLMSYTAFPKEHAKRIRTTNMMERVNKELKRRTKVVGAFPNEESLLRLAGSILMDINEEWVTGRRYLTMEGE from the coding sequence ATGGATCCCTTAGCGTTAATCGAAGATTATCTTTCCGATAATGAGAATGGCATGAAGACCCTCATCACCTGGTTCCTCAACCAGGTGATGCTGCTCGAAGCCCTCCACCAGGCGGGAGCCGAGCAGTATGAACGAACCGATGCGCGGAAGGCTCACCGAAACGGCTACAAGAAGCGCTCTCTAAAAACCCGATATGGAGAAACGATCCTCCAGAAACCACAATTCCGAGAGTTCCCCTTCGAAACACAGGTATTTGGACGCTATTCCCGGGTTGAGAAGGCTCTTGAGAATGCTATCTTTGAATCCTACCTTCAGGGAGTCTCAACCCGCCGGATCCAGGAGATTGTTGCTCATTTTGGCATCGAACAACTCTCTCCTGCTTCAGTATCCAGGATAGCAAAGGACCTCGATGAACAGGTCCATGCATTCCTTCAGAGGCCTATTGAACAGGAGATTCCCTATCTCTTTGTGGATGCTTCGTACTACAAAGTCAGAGAGGGACCACGGTACATCACCAAAGCTCTTCTGGTGATCGCCGGTGTTCGAATGGATGGCTACCGCGAAATCCTGGGAGCCAGAATCACTGATTGCGAGAATGAGATGTTCTGGTCGGGATTGTTCGAAGACCTCAAAGAACGAGGATTGGTGGGTGTCAAGATGGTTGTCTCAGATGGTCATGCCGGGATCCAGAAGGCGGCGGAAGCCACCTTCCTCGGCGCATCGTGGCAGATGTGCTCGGTCCATTGCACCCGGGCGGTTTTAAAGAATATTCCACGGAAACATCAGAAAGAAGTTGCTGAGTCCTTGAAGGAGGCATATGGGGACGAGGAGAGACTGCAGGAGCTTGCAGACGATCTGAACGAACGAGGATATCGGAAAGCGGCCAATACGATCGAGAGATTCATCCCGGGACTTATGAGTTACACGGCGTTCCCGAAAGAGCACGCAAAGCGGATCCGAACGACGAACATGATGGAAAGAGTCAACAAGGAACTGAAACGGAGAACCAAAGTTGTAGGGGCCTTTCCCAATGAAGAGTCACTCCTCAGGCTGGCAGGATCCATCCTGATGGACATCAATGAGGAGTGGGTGACCGGCAGAAGATATTTGACGATGGAGGGGGAATGA
- a CDS encoding ACT domain-containing protein: MAEKKYIIKQISIFSENKPGRLAAIAHALEEAGINILAFSIAEANGFGVVRALVNKPDGAYETLTKLGFMVSFTDVIAVAMRDEPGGLFDIARILGEAGINIEYSYAYSGKGGAVLILRVDKVEEGIRKVLDAGGKLLGAELFG, encoded by the coding sequence ATGGCAGAGAAGAAGTATATCATCAAGCAGATCTCGATCTTTTCAGAGAACAAGCCCGGGCGCCTTGCGGCGATCGCCCATGCCCTCGAAGAGGCCGGGATCAATATTCTCGCCTTCTCGATCGCGGAGGCGAACGGGTTCGGCGTGGTGCGGGCGCTCGTGAACAAACCCGACGGGGCCTATGAGACGCTCACCAAACTCGGGTTCATGGTCTCGTTCACCGACGTGATCGCCGTTGCCATGCGGGACGAGCCCGGCGGCCTCTTCGATATCGCACGGATCCTGGGCGAGGCCGGGATCAATATCGAGTACTCATACGCCTATTCCGGGAAGGGAGGGGCGGTGCTGATCCTCCGCGTGGACAAGGTCGAGGAAGGGATCAGGAAGGTGCTGGACGCCGGCGGGAAACTGCTCGGTGCGGAACTGTTTGGATAA
- a CDS encoding IS256 family transposase has translation MDPLALIEDYLSDNENGMKTLITWFLNQVMLLEALHQAGAEQYERTDARKAHRNGYKKRSLKTRYGETILQKPQFREFPFETQVFGRYSRVEKALENAIFESYLQGVSTRRIQEIVAHFGIEQLSPASVSRIAKDLDEQVHAFLQRPIEQEIPYLFVDASYYKVREGPRYITKALLVIAGVRMDGYREILGARITDCENEMFWSGLFEDLKERGLVGVKMVVSDGHAGIQKAAEAAFLGASWQMCSVHCTRAVLKNIPRKHQKEVAESLKEAYGDEERLQQLADDLNERGYRKAANTIERFIPGLMSYTAFPKEHAKRIRTTNMMERVNKELKRRTKVVGAFPNEESLLRLAGSILMDINEEWVTGRRYLTMEGE, from the coding sequence ATGGATCCCTTAGCGTTAATCGAAGATTATCTTTCCGATAATGAGAATGGCATGAAGACCCTCATCACCTGGTTCCTCAACCAGGTGATGCTGCTCGAAGCCCTCCACCAGGCGGGAGCCGAGCAGTATGAACGAACCGATGCGCGGAAGGCTCACCGAAACGGCTACAAGAAGCGCTCTCTAAAAACCCGATATGGAGAAACGATCCTCCAGAAACCACAATTCCGAGAGTTCCCCTTCGAAACACAGGTATTTGGACGCTATTCCCGGGTTGAGAAGGCTCTTGAGAATGCTATCTTTGAATCCTACCTTCAGGGAGTCTCAACCCGCCGGATCCAGGAGATTGTTGCTCATTTTGGCATCGAACAACTCTCTCCTGCTTCAGTATCCAGGATAGCAAAGGACCTCGATGAACAGGTCCATGCATTCCTTCAGAGGCCTATTGAACAGGAGATTCCCTATCTCTTTGTGGATGCTTCGTACTACAAAGTCAGAGAGGGACCACGCTACATCACCAAAGCTCTTCTGGTGATCGCCGGTGTTCGAATGGATGGCTACCGGGAAATCCTGGGAGCTAGAATCACTGATTGTGAAAATGAGATGTTCTGGTCGGGATTGTTCGAAGACCTCAAAGAACGAGGATTGGTGGGTGTCAAGATGGTTGTCTCAGATGGTCATGCCGGGATCCAGAAGGCGGCGGAAGCCGCCTTCCTCGGCGCATCGTGGCAGATGTGCTCGGTCCATTGCACCCGGGCGGTTTTAAAGAATATTCCACGGAAACATCAGAAAGAAGTTGCTGAGTCCTTGAAGGAGGCATATGGGGACGAGGAAAGACTTCAGCAGCTTGCAGATGATCTGAACGAACGAGGATATCGGAAAGCGGCCAATACGATCGAGAGATTCATCCCGGGACTTATGAGTTACACGGCGTTCCCGAAAGAGCACGCAAAGCGGATCCGAACGACGAACATGATGGAAAGAGTCAACAAGGAACTGAAACGGAGAACCAAAGTTGTAGGGGCCTTTCCCAATGAAGAGTCACTCCTCAGGCTGGCAGGATCCATCCTGATGGACATCAATGAGGAGTGGGTGACCGGCAGAAGATATTTGACGATGGAGGGGGAATGA
- the hxlA gene encoding 3-hexulose-6-phosphate synthase encodes MTHATLQVALDILELHRAVRIAEEAVAGGADWIEVGTPLIKSEGMAAVRQIREAFPGRVIVADMKIADTGTVEVEMAAKAGANVVCVLADADDTVIAECVRAAHLYGVRVMADLINVADPVARARDLASLGVDIVNAHVGIDQQMIGKNSVDLLRSLAGEVSIPLAVAGGLDASTAAQAVSVGADIVIVGGWIVKSGDVEGSARRIREAIDAPSVASPAKQSMDEEIRALFMQVSAPNVTDAMHRKGAMNGLFPLTFGVKAVGPAVTVQSFPGDWAKPVEAIDVCKPGDVLVIYNAAATHVSPWGELATRSAINRGVAGVIIDGSARDVDDIRALKFPLFARASVPNAGEPKGFGEINAEIPCCGQTVRPGDWIVADESGAVVVPKERAYEVARRALEVKKNEERVRAEIARGSTLAEVQELYKWEKK; translated from the coding sequence ATGACGCATGCGACGCTCCAGGTTGCGCTTGATATTCTTGAACTGCACCGTGCCGTCAGGATCGCAGAGGAAGCGGTCGCCGGCGGCGCCGACTGGATCGAGGTGGGCACCCCGCTGATCAAGAGCGAGGGGATGGCCGCGGTGCGTCAGATCCGCGAGGCCTTTCCTGGTCGCGTGATCGTCGCCGACATGAAGATCGCCGATACCGGGACGGTCGAGGTGGAGATGGCGGCGAAGGCCGGGGCGAACGTCGTCTGCGTCCTCGCCGATGCCGACGATACGGTGATCGCCGAGTGCGTCCGGGCGGCCCATCTCTATGGGGTGCGGGTCATGGCTGACCTGATCAATGTCGCCGACCCGGTGGCGCGGGCGCGGGACCTGGCGTCTCTCGGCGTCGATATCGTCAATGCCCATGTGGGGATCGACCAGCAGATGATCGGCAAAAACTCGGTGGACCTTCTGCGCTCCCTTGCGGGCGAGGTCTCGATCCCCCTCGCCGTCGCCGGGGGGCTCGACGCCTCGACGGCGGCGCAGGCCGTCTCGGTCGGGGCCGATATCGTCATCGTCGGGGGCTGGATCGTGAAGTCGGGTGACGTCGAGGGTTCGGCCCGGCGGATCCGGGAGGCGATCGACGCTCCGTCCGTCGCCTCCCCTGCGAAGCAGAGCATGGACGAGGAAATCAGGGCCCTGTTCATGCAGGTCTCGGCCCCGAACGTCACCGATGCGATGCACCGGAAAGGGGCGATGAACGGGCTCTTTCCCCTCACCTTCGGGGTGAAGGCGGTGGGCCCGGCGGTGACGGTCCAGTCCTTCCCGGGCGACTGGGCAAAACCGGTGGAGGCGATCGACGTCTGCAAACCCGGCGACGTCCTGGTGATCTACAACGCCGCCGCCACGCACGTCTCCCCCTGGGGCGAACTGGCGACCAGGAGCGCGATCAATCGCGGGGTCGCCGGGGTGATCATCGACGGTTCTGCACGGGACGTCGACGATATCAGGGCCCTGAAGTTTCCCCTCTTCGCCCGCGCCTCTGTCCCGAACGCCGGGGAGCCGAAGGGCTTCGGGGAGATCAACGCCGAGATCCCCTGCTGCGGCCAGACGGTCAGGCCCGGCGACTGGATCGTCGCCGACGAGAGCGGCGCCGTCGTTGTTCCCAAGGAGCGGGCCTACGAGGTCGCCCGCCGCGCCCTCGAGGTGAAGAAGAATGAGGAGCGGGTGCGGGCCGAGATCGCGCGGGGCAGCACCCTCGCCGAGGTGCAGGAGCTCTATAAGTGGGAGAAGAAGTAG
- a CDS encoding FecCD family ABC transporter permease yields the protein MPDTDLRSAFAAARRKRALFLAGMTLFIVLLAGVAVTLGSADLSVVEVYGAILAGLFPDLFTATDTAMTIVWDYRLHRVLMGIAAGFGLAIAGAVMQGILRNPLASPFTLGISSAAATGASIAIVLGVGIVGGEYLVVGNAFLFALLAAAIIYGMARFRGMGAESMILAGIALMYLFSAVTSLLQYVGSSEQVQEVVFWMFGSLGRSDWPKVGIIAAILAVSTVYLVYRAWDLNALAEGDDIAESLGIPVRRSMTIFMLIASLITASIICFTGTIGFIGLVAPHITRMVVGTDHRFLLPASGLVGALLLLGADSLARTLLAPTILPVGIMTAFLGVPFFIALFLRGRSER from the coding sequence ATGCCTGACACAGACCTTCGATCGGCGTTTGCGGCGGCACGGAGGAAGAGGGCCCTCTTCCTCGCCGGCATGACGCTGTTCATCGTCCTCCTGGCCGGCGTGGCGGTCACCCTCGGCAGCGCCGACCTCTCGGTGGTCGAGGTGTACGGGGCGATCCTCGCCGGGCTCTTCCCTGACCTGTTCACGGCGACCGATACGGCGATGACCATCGTCTGGGACTACCGCCTCCACCGTGTGCTGATGGGGATCGCCGCCGGGTTCGGTCTGGCTATCGCCGGGGCGGTGATGCAGGGGATCCTCAGAAACCCACTGGCAAGTCCCTTTACCCTGGGCATCTCCTCCGCAGCGGCGACCGGCGCCTCGATCGCCATCGTGCTCGGCGTCGGGATCGTCGGCGGGGAGTACCTCGTTGTCGGCAACGCCTTCCTCTTCGCCCTCCTCGCCGCCGCCATCATCTATGGCATGGCCCGGTTCAGGGGCATGGGGGCCGAATCGATGATCCTCGCCGGCATCGCCCTCATGTACCTCTTCTCGGCCGTGACCTCCCTCCTCCAGTACGTCGGTTCCTCAGAGCAGGTCCAGGAAGTCGTTTTCTGGATGTTCGGGTCCCTTGGCCGTTCAGACTGGCCAAAGGTCGGGATCATCGCCGCCATCCTGGCCGTATCCACCGTTTATCTGGTCTACCGCGCCTGGGACCTCAACGCCCTTGCCGAGGGGGACGATATCGCCGAGAGCCTTGGGATCCCGGTCCGGCGCTCGATGACGATCTTCATGCTCATCGCCTCCCTGATCACCGCCTCGATCATCTGCTTCACCGGGACGATCGGGTTTATCGGGCTTGTTGCGCCCCATATCACGCGCATGGTCGTTGGCACCGATCACCGTTTCCTCCTGCCGGCGTCCGGGCTTGTCGGGGCGCTCCTCCTCCTCGGCGCCGACAGCCTGGCCAGGACCCTCCTCGCCCCGACGATCCTGCCGGTCGGGATCATGACGGCGTTTCTTGGTGTGCCGTTCTTCATCGCCCTGTTCCTGCGCGGGAGGAGTGAGCGATGA
- a CDS encoding ABC transporter substrate-binding protein has translation MKQIALLICLLLLIAPAIAAGTDGDGQVSEDHLVALVLAFLSGGPDAPDLAAVQDAAAAYRPAAGTITDSSGRTHAIDAAPSRIVVMNGETLETLRSLGVDHTVIVGIDKYSADRPSFFPEYAETPVIGSIWSPDYEAIVSLRPDAVFLYATTSKDACDEIQKKLEGTIPGVQVFRFDCYHPGTYASEIRALGTIFDRKAEAAAFASFYTGTLDRIPARLSGVAEADRTRVYLENWKDYKTGSSGSGYEEKIRMAGGRNVFSALPTEYPEIDPEAVIGASPDVIVKLIGAGSYDAGGYDNTDVGMIPEYYTRLTERPGWKALSAVKNGNVHLLHNDIFGGPEHFIGVVYMAKWCYPEVFPDIDPAQIHQVYLTDYQRLAIDLADEIFAYP, from the coding sequence GTGAAGCAGATCGCTCTCCTCATCTGCCTCCTCCTTCTTATTGCCCCGGCCATTGCCGCCGGGACCGACGGGGACGGTCAGGTCAGCGAAGACCACCTCGTCGCCCTGGTCCTCGCTTTCCTCTCGGGCGGCCCTGACGCCCCTGACCTCGCCGCCGTGCAGGACGCCGCTGCCGCGTACCGTCCTGCCGCAGGGACCATCACCGACTCATCGGGCCGGACACATGCCATCGATGCGGCACCCTCCCGCATCGTCGTCATGAACGGGGAGACCCTGGAGACCCTGCGCTCTCTCGGGGTCGATCATACGGTCATCGTCGGGATCGACAAATATTCGGCTGACCGGCCCTCTTTCTTCCCGGAGTATGCCGAAACCCCGGTCATCGGGAGCATCTGGTCGCCCGACTACGAGGCGATCGTCTCCCTCCGCCCGGACGCCGTCTTCCTGTATGCGACGACGAGCAAGGACGCCTGCGACGAGATCCAGAAAAAACTGGAGGGCACCATCCCCGGCGTCCAGGTCTTCAGGTTCGACTGCTACCATCCAGGAACGTATGCCTCGGAGATCCGCGCCCTCGGCACCATCTTCGATAGGAAGGCCGAAGCAGCAGCGTTTGCGTCATTCTACACCGGCACCCTCGATAGAATCCCGGCGCGGCTCTCAGGGGTTGCAGAGGCAGACCGGACGCGCGTATACCTGGAGAACTGGAAGGACTACAAGACCGGTTCATCGGGTTCAGGCTACGAAGAGAAGATCAGGATGGCCGGGGGCAGAAACGTCTTCTCCGCCCTGCCGACCGAGTACCCGGAGATCGATCCCGAGGCGGTGATCGGCGCCAGCCCCGACGTGATCGTCAAACTGATCGGTGCCGGCTCCTACGATGCCGGCGGCTACGATAACACAGATGTCGGTATGATCCCTGAGTATTATACGCGCCTGACCGAGCGCCCGGGCTGGAAGGCGCTCTCTGCCGTGAAGAACGGGAACGTGCACCTCCTCCACAACGACATCTTCGGCGGGCCTGAGCACTTCATCGGTGTTGTCTATATGGCGAAATGGTGCTACCCTGAGGTCTTCCCCGACATCGACCCCGCACAGATCCATCAGGTCTACCTGACCGACTACCAGCGCCTTGCAATCGACCTTGCCGACGAGATCTTCGCCTATCCGTGA
- the gpmA gene encoding 2,3-diphosphoglycerate-dependent phosphoglycerate mutase encodes MIRLVLLRHGESVWNKENRFTGWTDVDLSEKGIAEAHEAGKTLLREEYTFDCAFTSVLKRAIRTLWITLDEMDLMWIPVERSWRLNERHYGALQGLNKAEMAEKYGDEQVFVWRRSYTVPPPPLDADDPRHPGKDRRYAVLSPEELPGTECLKDTVARFVPYWEGAIVPALKEGKRVLIAAHGNSIRALVKHLDKIPDDAIAEVNIPTGIPLVYELDDDLRPIRHYYLADEATVRAAIEGVKKQGKAEK; translated from the coding sequence ATGATCAGACTCGTCCTTTTACGCCACGGCGAGAGCGTATGGAATAAAGAGAACCGGTTCACCGGCTGGACCGACGTCGACCTCTCTGAAAAAGGGATCGCCGAGGCGCACGAAGCAGGAAAAACCCTCCTGCGCGAGGAATACACCTTCGACTGCGCCTTCACCTCGGTGCTGAAACGGGCGATCCGCACCCTCTGGATCACCCTCGACGAGATGGACCTGATGTGGATCCCGGTGGAGCGGTCGTGGCGTCTGAACGAGCGCCACTACGGCGCCCTGCAGGGCCTGAACAAGGCCGAGATGGCCGAGAAGTACGGCGACGAGCAGGTGTTTGTCTGGCGGCGGAGTTATACAGTCCCGCCCCCGCCCCTCGACGCCGACGACCCCCGCCACCCGGGAAAGGACCGGCGCTACGCCGTCCTCTCCCCTGAAGAACTCCCGGGGACCGAGTGCCTGAAGGACACCGTCGCCCGGTTCGTGCCCTACTGGGAGGGCGCGATCGTCCCGGCCTTGAAAGAGGGGAAGCGGGTGCTCATCGCCGCCCACGGCAACAGCATCAGGGCGCTCGTCAAGCACCTGGATAAGATCCCTGACGACGCCATCGCCGAGGTGAACATCCCGACCGGTATCCCCCTGGTCTATGAACTCGACGACGACCTCCGCCCGATCCGCCATTATTACCTTGCGGACGAGGCAACGGTGCGGGCGGCGATCGAGGGCGTAAAAAAGCAGGGGAAAGCGGAAAAATAA
- a CDS encoding DUF4062 domain-containing protein, which produces MPPFALTPVRIFISSVQKEFTGERAALRDYLRGDALMRRFFEVFLFEDVPAADRRTEDLYLDERIPDRQISDTPQNRRCPICPINVR; this is translated from the coding sequence ATGCCTCCCTTCGCCCTGACTCCCGTCCGCATCTTCATCAGCAGCGTGCAGAAGGAGTTCACCGGGGAACGGGCGGCCCTCCGCGACTACCTGCGGGGCGACGCACTGATGCGGCGGTTCTTCGAGGTCTTCCTCTTCGAGGACGTCCCGGCCGCCGACCGCCGCACCGAAGACCTGTACCTCGACGAGAGAATCCCCGATCGTCAGATATCGGACACCCCTCAAAACAGAAGATGTCCGATATGTCCGATAAATGTCCGATAA
- a CDS encoding ABC transporter ATP-binding protein produces the protein MINLSVRNLSYMIRDRRILSDISFDAGAPALVGLVGPNGSGKTTLIRCIDGIIRPEGSVLLDDADLSLLPRMEVAKRVAYVPQGIRNSSSATIFDTVLMGRRPHLSWNIGKKDEEEVVRALELLGVEDLAFRQVHTLSGGERQRVMIARALAQESPLLLLDEPTSALDLRNAMEVMEVIRRLAVDEGRLAIMAIHDLNLAARYCTGIIVLSGGAIAAQGPPADVLTPEVIAHVYGVDVVIEHRDEIPYIFPLRPVTKA, from the coding sequence ATGATCAACCTCTCGGTCAGGAACCTCTCCTATATGATCAGGGACCGCCGGATCCTCTCCGATATCTCGTTCGACGCCGGGGCGCCGGCCCTGGTCGGGCTTGTCGGCCCGAACGGCTCGGGCAAGACCACCCTGATCAGGTGCATCGACGGCATCATCAGGCCGGAGGGAAGTGTCCTCCTTGATGACGCCGATCTCTCTCTCCTCCCGCGGATGGAGGTGGCAAAGCGCGTGGCCTATGTCCCGCAGGGGATCAGGAACAGCTCGTCCGCGACCATCTTCGACACGGTGCTGATGGGCCGCCGCCCCCATCTCTCCTGGAACATCGGGAAAAAAGACGAGGAGGAGGTTGTCCGCGCACTGGAACTGCTCGGCGTCGAGGACCTCGCCTTCAGGCAGGTGCACACTCTCTCGGGCGGGGAGCGCCAGCGCGTGATGATCGCCCGGGCGCTGGCGCAGGAGTCGCCGCTCCTCCTCCTCGACGAACCCACGAGCGCCCTGGACCTCAGAAACGCCATGGAGGTGATGGAGGTGATCCGCCGCCTCGCCGTCGATGAGGGGCGGCTTGCGATCATGGCGATCCACGACCTCAACCTGGCCGCCCGGTACTGCACCGGGATCATCGTGCTCTCCGGCGGGGCGATCGCTGCGCAGGGCCCGCCGGCCGACGTCCTCACCCCTGAGGTGATCGCACATGTCTACGGGGTGGACGTGGTGATCGAGCACCGCGATGAGATCCCGTACATCTTCCCCCTCAGGCCGGTGACGAAGGCCTGA